AAACAGAGGTTTTAGGAAAAAAACAGCATGATTTGGATTTGGCAACTGCTAAAAAGGTTGAGATTTTAGAAAAAATCTCCAATTATTCTGCCGAGGAAGCAAAAGCCGAGCTGGTAGAGTCTTTAAAAGCAGAAGCTAAAACAAGAGCTCAGGCACACGTTCAGAGCATTATGGAAGAAGCGCAACTGAATGCTAAAGGAGAAGCGAGAAAAATCGTTATTCAGACGATTCAGAGAATTGGAACCGAGCAGGCGATTGAAAATTCAGTATCGGTATTTAATATCGAATCTGATGAGGTTAAAGGTAGAATTATCGGTAGAGAAGGTAGAAATATCCGTGCTTTGGAAGCGGTTACCGGTGTTGAGATCATCGTTGATGATACCCCGGAAGCTATTCTTCTTTCATGTTTCGATCCGGTAAGAAGGGAGATCGCGAGATTGTCTCTTCACAGACTGGTTACAGACGGTAGAATCCACCCTGCGAGAATTGAAGAAGTTGTTGAAAAAACAAGAAAACAAATCGAGGAGGAAATCATCGAGGTGGGTAAAAGAACGATCATCGATTTGGGAATCCACGGATTACACCCGGAATTGATCAAAATCGTAGGTAGAATGAAGTATCGTTCTTCATACGGACAAAACCTACTACAGCACTCAAGAGAAGTAGCAAATATTGCGGCAACAATGGCTGCAGAACTAGGCTTAAACGTAAAATTAGCGAAAAGAGCAGGTTTATTACACGATATCGGTAAAGTTCCTGAGCAGGAATCTGAACTTCCTCACGCTTTATTAGGTATGCAGTGGGCTGAAAAATATGGTGAAAATCCTGAGGTTATCAATGCTATTGGAGCTCACCACGACGAGGTAGAAATGACCTCTCTATTGTCTCCGATCATTCAGGTGGCTGATGCCATCTCAGGAGCGAGACCGGGAGCAAGAAGACAGGTTCTGGAATCATATATCCAAAGATTAAAAGATCTTGAATCGGCTGCTTTAAGCTTCGAAGGAGTATCTTCAGCGTATGCCATTCAGGCGGGTAGAGAATTAAGGGTTATGGTTGAAAGCGGAAAGGTGAATGATGAAGTAGCTTCTCAGTTATCTTACGATATTTCAGAAAAGATCCAAAACGAACTGACGTATCCTGGACAGGTAAAAGTAACAGTAATCAGAGAGACAAGAGCGGTAAACATCGCAAGATAATCTCAACTAAAATAATAAAAGCCTTTCAAGAAATTGGAAGGCTTTTTTTGTGGTTAAAATGGTAAGATGAAATAACCGGAATTGGGGATAATAGGC
The sequence above is a segment of the Chryseobacterium sp. MYb264 genome. Coding sequences within it:
- the rny gene encoding ribonuclease Y is translated as MTTAIIVGVICLVIGAVIGILFSKSSLNTKAKFIIDDAKKNAENLIEKANVQAESIKKEKNLQAKEKFLELKSQHDSDIQSREKKMQEVEKRIKDKEHKLNDELSKTGKLERDLDKQIADYAKKTEVLGKKQHDLDLATAKKVEILEKISNYSAEEAKAELVESLKAEAKTRAQAHVQSIMEEAQLNAKGEARKIVIQTIQRIGTEQAIENSVSVFNIESDEVKGRIIGREGRNIRALEAVTGVEIIVDDTPEAILLSCFDPVRREIARLSLHRLVTDGRIHPARIEEVVEKTRKQIEEEIIEVGKRTIIDLGIHGLHPELIKIVGRMKYRSSYGQNLLQHSREVANIAATMAAELGLNVKLAKRAGLLHDIGKVPEQESELPHALLGMQWAEKYGENPEVINAIGAHHDEVEMTSLLSPIIQVADAISGARPGARRQVLESYIQRLKDLESAALSFEGVSSAYAIQAGRELRVMVESGKVNDEVASQLSYDISEKIQNELTYPGQVKVTVIRETRAVNIAR